The following are encoded together in the Streptomyces tsukubensis genome:
- a CDS encoding ATP-binding protein, with protein MRRRLINSTLAVVLVVIAVFGVSLVIVETRTITNSAQERVDSEAVRLVSIVDSRLIGDERITADILRDQVDPTRFAQIRLHGRAPIDVGTRPKGEVIRATEHGEAGETVTVEEPRTTVTDEVGRTLLIIGAVALLAIIAAVVLAVRQGNRLTAPLIDLAETAERLGSGDPRPRHKRYGVHELDRVADVLDSSAERIARMLTAERRLAADASHQLRTPLTALSMRLEEIALTDDLDTVKDEATIALTQVERLTDVVERLLTNSRDPRTGSAVSFDLDEVVKQQVEEWRPAYRSAGRAIVRSGKQQLRAVGTPGAVAQVLAALIENSLMHGGGTVALRTRVTGNQSVIEVTDEGNGVPHDLGARIFERTISGRNSTGIGLAVARDLAEADGGRLELLQSKPPVFALFLSRTHPRKPADDDPGAAGTTPR; from the coding sequence ATGCGACGCCGACTGATCAATTCCACCCTCGCCGTGGTGCTCGTCGTGATCGCCGTCTTCGGCGTCTCCCTCGTCATCGTGGAGACCCGCACCATCACCAACAGCGCGCAGGAGCGGGTGGACTCGGAAGCCGTGCGGCTCGTCTCCATCGTGGACAGCAGGCTCATCGGGGACGAACGCATCACCGCCGACATCCTGCGCGACCAGGTCGACCCGACACGTTTCGCACAGATCCGTCTGCACGGCCGCGCACCCATCGACGTGGGCACGCGCCCCAAGGGCGAGGTGATCCGGGCGACCGAGCACGGTGAGGCGGGCGAGACCGTCACCGTCGAGGAGCCGCGCACCACCGTCACCGACGAGGTCGGGCGCACCCTGCTGATCATCGGCGCCGTGGCGCTGCTCGCGATCATCGCCGCCGTCGTACTCGCCGTACGCCAGGGAAACCGGCTCACGGCCCCCCTGATCGACCTCGCGGAGACCGCGGAGCGGCTGGGCTCCGGTGACCCGAGGCCGCGGCACAAGCGGTACGGGGTGCACGAGCTCGACCGCGTCGCCGACGTCCTCGACAGCTCCGCCGAGCGGATCGCCAGGATGCTCACCGCGGAACGCCGGCTGGCCGCGGACGCCTCGCACCAGCTGCGCACCCCGCTGACCGCGCTGTCGATGCGGCTGGAGGAGATCGCCCTCACCGACGACCTGGACACCGTCAAGGACGAGGCGACCATCGCGCTCACCCAGGTGGAACGGCTCACCGACGTGGTCGAGCGGCTGCTGACCAACTCCCGTGACCCCCGGACGGGCTCCGCCGTCTCCTTCGACCTGGACGAGGTCGTCAAACAGCAGGTGGAGGAGTGGCGCCCGGCCTACCGCAGCGCGGGCCGCGCCATCGTCCGCTCGGGAAAGCAGCAGCTCCGGGCGGTCGGCACACCGGGGGCGGTCGCCCAGGTGCTGGCCGCGCTGATCGAGAACTCCCTGATGCACGGCGGCGGCACCGTCGCACTGCGGACCCGGGTCACAGGCAACCAGTCCGTCATCGAGGTCACCGACGAGGGGAACGGGGTTCCGCACGATCTCGGCGCGCGGATCTTCGAGCGGACGATCAGCGGCCGCAACTCCACCGGCATCGGCCTCGCGGTGGCCAGGGACCTCGCGGAGGCGGACGGAGGACGGCTCGAACTGCTCCAGTCGAAGCCGCCGGTCTTCGCGCTCTTCCTCTCCCGCACCCATCCCCGTAAGCCGGCCGACGACGATCCCGGGGCGGCGGGGACCACACCGAGGTGA
- a CDS encoding response regulator transcription factor, whose translation MTRVLLAEDDASISEPLARALRREGYEVEVREDGPTALDAGVQGGIDLVVLDLGLPGMDGLEVARRLRAEGLAVPILILTARADEVDTVVGLDAGADDYVTKPFRLAELLARVRALLRRGASEPAQPPATHGVRIDVESHRAWMGDEELQLTAKEFDLLRVLVRDAGRVVTRDQLMREVWDTTWWSSTKTLDMHISWLRKKLGDDAANPRYIATVRGVGFRFEKS comes from the coding sequence ATGACCCGTGTACTGCTCGCCGAGGACGATGCCTCCATCTCGGAACCACTGGCCCGTGCCCTGCGCAGGGAGGGCTATGAGGTGGAGGTGCGCGAGGACGGCCCCACCGCCCTCGACGCCGGAGTCCAGGGCGGTATCGACCTGGTCGTACTTGACCTGGGACTGCCCGGCATGGACGGCCTGGAGGTCGCCCGTCGGCTGCGCGCCGAGGGCCTCGCCGTGCCGATCCTGATTCTCACGGCCCGCGCCGACGAGGTGGACACCGTGGTCGGCCTCGACGCGGGCGCCGACGACTACGTCACCAAGCCGTTCCGCCTCGCCGAACTGCTCGCCAGGGTCAGGGCCCTGCTGCGGCGCGGTGCCAGCGAACCCGCGCAGCCGCCCGCCACACACGGCGTCCGTATCGACGTCGAGTCGCACCGTGCCTGGATGGGCGACGAGGAGCTCCAGCTCACCGCGAAGGAGTTCGACCTGCTGAGGGTCCTGGTCCGCGACGCGGGCCGGGTCGTCACCAGGGACCAGCTGATGCGCGAGGTCTGGGACACCACATGGTGGTCGTCGACGAAGACGCTCGACATGCACATCTCCTGGCTGCGGAAGAAGCTGGGCGACGACGCGGCCAACCCCCGCTACATCGCCACGGTCCGGGGCGTCGGCTTCCGCTTCGAGAAGAGCTGA
- a CDS encoding peptide MFS transporter: MASSLTKDSPGTPGDEKTFFGHPRGLATLFMTEMWERFSFYGMRALLPLYLVSDSGLHMNAATATSIYSIYLAMVYLLAMPGGWFGDRVWGPRKTVGISACVIMIGHLTLALPGQATFFVGLALVAFGSGLLKSNISTMVGHLYKGPKDPRRDGGFTVFYMGINLGSFAAPLIIGTVGEKWDWHAGFALAAVGMALGLVQFLVFTRHLSPRSSITPKPLTKAERNSTITKGMVWLIIAAVFYGIVVVTGSYTLNWALIPITLAGLVIPIAVLVRIKRDKELTDSEQSKMSGYIWFFVAAAIFWMIYDQGGSTMSLFGEKSTTNNLLGFDFPTSWYQSVNPILIMALAPVVATIWLALNRRGKEPSTVVKFGSGLFLVGVSFFVFMIPLTMAGDGTKVSPMWLVAIYFVQTVGELCLSPVGLSVTTKMAPEKYSSQMMGVWFLAVTAGDSVTSLLSLPPFNVDLNKSGIVGAEAAVAVIAGIAVWMYRRSVKALMGEVR, encoded by the coding sequence ATGGCGTCCAGCCTGACGAAGGACTCGCCCGGTACCCCCGGAGACGAAAAGACCTTCTTCGGCCACCCCCGCGGACTGGCCACGCTCTTCATGACCGAGATGTGGGAGCGCTTCAGCTTCTACGGCATGAGGGCCCTGCTCCCCCTGTACCTCGTCTCCGACAGCGGCCTGCACATGAACGCGGCCACCGCTACGTCGATCTACTCGATCTACCTGGCGATGGTCTATCTGCTGGCCATGCCCGGCGGCTGGTTCGGCGACCGGGTCTGGGGACCCCGTAAAACCGTCGGCATCTCGGCGTGCGTGATCATGATCGGTCACCTGACGCTGGCACTGCCAGGCCAGGCCACCTTCTTCGTGGGGCTCGCCCTCGTGGCGTTCGGCTCAGGCCTGCTGAAGTCGAACATCTCCACCATGGTCGGCCACCTCTACAAGGGCCCGAAGGACCCGCGCAGGGACGGCGGCTTCACCGTCTTCTACATGGGCATCAACCTCGGCAGCTTCGCCGCGCCCCTGATCATCGGCACCGTCGGCGAGAAATGGGACTGGCACGCCGGCTTCGCCCTCGCCGCTGTCGGCATGGCGCTCGGCCTCGTGCAGTTCCTGGTCTTCACCCGCCATCTGAGCCCGCGCAGCAGCATCACCCCCAAGCCGCTGACGAAGGCGGAGCGCAACTCCACGATCACCAAGGGCATGGTCTGGCTGATCATCGCCGCCGTCTTCTACGGCATCGTCGTGGTCACCGGTTCGTACACGCTGAACTGGGCGCTCATCCCGATCACCCTGGCCGGTCTCGTCATCCCGATCGCGGTGCTCGTACGCATCAAGCGGGACAAGGAGCTGACCGACTCGGAGCAGTCGAAGATGTCGGGTTACATCTGGTTCTTCGTCGCCGCGGCCATCTTCTGGATGATCTACGACCAGGGCGGCTCGACGATGTCGCTCTTCGGCGAGAAGTCGACCACGAACAACCTGCTCGGCTTCGACTTCCCGACCTCCTGGTACCAGTCGGTCAACCCGATCCTCATCATGGCGCTGGCCCCGGTCGTCGCCACGATCTGGCTGGCGCTGAACCGGCGGGGCAAGGAGCCGAGCACCGTCGTGAAGTTCGGCTCGGGCCTCTTCCTCGTCGGTGTCTCGTTCTTCGTCTTCATGATTCCGCTGACGATGGCGGGCGACGGCACGAAGGTCAGCCCGATGTGGCTGGTCGCGATCTACTTCGTCCAGACCGTCGGTGAGCTGTGCCTCTCCCCTGTCGGCCTCTCCGTCACCACCAAGATGGCGCCGGAGAAGTACAGCTCGCAGATGATGGGTGTCTGGTTCCTCGCGGTCACCGCGGGCGACAGTGTCACCAGTCTCCTGTCGCTGCCACCGTTCAACGTGGATCTCAACAAGTCGGGGATCGTCGGCGCGGAAGCCGCCGTGGCGGTGATCGCGGGCATCGCGGTCTGGATGTACCGCAGGAGCGTCAAGGCCCTCATGGGCGAGGTGCGCTGA
- a CDS encoding ATP-binding protein, whose amino-acid sequence MSTTRPHLPGERPEPGDAGVDGDAGGVGDTGVDGAGAAAEGRQARRLSLDGASGVVPLARDFARDALHAWGWMPAAGADRRAAAEDVLLVVSELVTNACLHAEGPDELRIATDGKVLRIEVSDRGSGQPSPRTPHRAGRPGGHGMFIVQRLCLDWGVVRPQDAPGKTVWADVAAPA is encoded by the coding sequence ATGAGCACCACCCGGCCGCATCTGCCGGGCGAACGCCCAGAACCGGGCGACGCCGGCGTTGACGGCGATGCCGGTGGGGTAGGCGACACCGGCGTTGACGGTGCCGGTGCGGCCGCCGAAGGGCGGCAGGCCCGCAGGCTGAGCCTCGACGGTGCCAGCGGTGTCGTACCGCTCGCCCGCGACTTCGCCAGGGACGCCCTGCACGCGTGGGGCTGGATGCCCGCGGCGGGGGCCGACCGGAGGGCAGCGGCCGAGGATGTGCTCCTCGTCGTCTCCGAACTGGTCACCAACGCGTGCCTGCACGCCGAAGGCCCCGACGAGCTGCGTATCGCGACCGACGGCAAGGTCCTGCGCATCGAGGTCTCCGACCGGGGCAGCGGCCAGCCCTCGCCCCGCACCCCGCACCGCGCGGGGCGGCCGGGCGGGCACGGCATGTTCATCGTGCAGCGCCTCTGTCTCGACTGGGGGGTCGTCCGCCCGCAGGACGCCCCCGGCAAGACGGTCTGGGCGGACGTCGCCGCACCCGCCTGA
- a CDS encoding STAS domain-containing protein: protein MDRGTVGSANMGRLQVEVRSEGPSAVVTPVGELDHHTAELLREPLEQCLADGLARLVIDCARLDFCDSTGLNVLLGARLKAEAAGGGVHLAGMQPVVARVFEITGADAVFTVHDTLDQALATD from the coding sequence ATGGACCGCGGGACGGTCGGCAGTGCGAACATGGGCCGGCTTCAGGTCGAGGTACGGAGCGAGGGGCCCAGCGCTGTCGTGACACCGGTCGGTGAGCTGGATCACCACACGGCTGAGCTACTGCGGGAGCCGCTGGAACAGTGCCTCGCCGACGGCCTGGCACGTCTGGTGATCGACTGTGCACGCCTGGACTTCTGCGACTCGACCGGACTCAATGTGCTGCTCGGCGCGCGACTCAAGGCCGAGGCCGCAGGGGGTGGGGTCCATCTTGCCGGAATGCAGCCGGTGGTGGCGCGGGTGTTCGAGATCACGGGGGCGGATGCCGTCTTCACCGTGCACGACACCCTCGACCAGGCCCTCGCCACTGATTGA
- a CDS encoding RNA polymerase sigma factor SigF — protein sequence MEDTMSPQLDESHQFWATSTLPPQRTGSDLPEAVQSTADLSTEPEGLPEIPPFDKVGPLDARALSKTLFERLETLEEGTHEHAYVRNTLVELNLALVKFAASRFRSRSEPMEDIIQVGTIGLIKAIDRFELTRGVEFPTFAMPTIVGEIKRFFRDTSWSVRVPRRLQELRLDLAKAGDELAQQLDRSPTPGELAEKLGISRDEVVEGMAASNAYTASSLDAQPEEDDSEGALADRIGYEDHSLEGIEYIESLKPMIAELPARDRQILSLRFVANMTQSEIGEELGISQMHVSRLLSRTLVRLRKGLTLEE from the coding sequence ATGGAGGACACCATGTCACCCCAGCTCGACGAATCGCACCAGTTCTGGGCGACGTCGACTCTCCCACCGCAGCGAACAGGGAGCGATCTCCCCGAGGCAGTCCAGTCCACCGCCGACCTGTCGACGGAGCCGGAAGGGCTGCCGGAGATCCCGCCGTTCGACAAGGTGGGGCCGCTGGATGCGAGGGCTCTCTCCAAGACCCTCTTCGAACGTCTCGAAACCCTCGAAGAGGGCACTCACGAGCACGCTTACGTACGGAACACCCTGGTCGAGCTCAACCTCGCCCTGGTGAAGTTCGCCGCGTCACGGTTCCGCTCACGCAGCGAGCCGATGGAGGACATCATCCAGGTCGGCACGATCGGTCTGATCAAGGCCATCGACCGCTTCGAGCTGACCCGGGGCGTCGAGTTCCCGACGTTCGCGATGCCGACCATCGTCGGCGAGATCAAGCGTTTCTTCCGCGACACCTCGTGGTCCGTGCGCGTCCCCCGCCGCCTCCAGGAGCTGCGGCTCGACCTCGCGAAGGCGGGCGACGAGCTGGCGCAGCAGCTGGACCGTTCGCCGACCCCTGGTGAGCTGGCCGAGAAGCTCGGGATCAGCCGCGACGAGGTCGTCGAGGGCATGGCCGCGAGCAACGCCTACACCGCGAGCTCGCTGGACGCGCAGCCTGAGGAGGACGACTCCGAGGGCGCACTCGCGGACCGGATCGGCTACGAGGACCACAGCCTTGAGGGCATCGAGTACATCGAGTCCCTCAAGCCGATGATCGCGGAGCTGCCCGCGCGTGACCGGCAGATCCTCTCGCTGCGTTTCGTGGCCAACATGACCCAGTCGGAGATCGGCGAGGAGCTGGGCATCTCGCAGATGCACGTCTCCCGGCTGCTCTCGCGCACCCTCGTGCGGCTCCGCAAGGGGCTGACGCTGGAGGAGTGA
- the hutI gene encoding imidazolonepropionase — translation MTTTLLTGIGSLVTNDPEIGEGPLGLITDAALVIEDDHIAWAGPAGRAPGTDTVSDVGGRAVVPGFVDSHAHLVFGGDRTQEFNARMSGRAYSAGGIRTTVAATRAATDEELSATVARYLAEALRQGTTTMETKSGYGLTTHDESRALRIASGHTDEVTYLGAHIVAPELAEDPAAYVELVTGEMLDACAPYAKWIDVFCEKGAFDGDQARAILTAGRAKGLVPRIHANQLSYGPGVQLGVELDAASADHCTHLTDADVDALAQGGTVATLLPGAEFSTRAQWPDARRLLDAGATVALSTDCNPGSSFTSSMPFCVALAVRDMGMTPDEAVWSATAGGARALRRTDVGRLSPGARADLAVLDAPSHVHLAYRPGVPLVIGVWRAGERVAG, via the coding sequence ATGACGACCACCCTGCTCACCGGTATCGGGAGTCTCGTCACCAACGACCCGGAAATCGGCGAGGGACCACTCGGCCTGATCACCGACGCGGCCCTCGTCATCGAGGACGACCACATCGCCTGGGCGGGGCCGGCGGGCCGGGCGCCCGGGACGGACACGGTCTCGGACGTGGGCGGCCGGGCCGTCGTCCCCGGATTCGTGGACTCGCACGCGCACCTGGTCTTCGGCGGCGACAGGACCCAGGAGTTCAACGCCAGGATGTCGGGCCGCGCCTACAGCGCGGGCGGTATCCGCACCACCGTCGCCGCGACCCGCGCCGCCACCGACGAGGAGCTGAGCGCCACCGTCGCCCGTTACCTCGCGGAGGCCCTGCGCCAGGGCACCACCACGATGGAGACCAAGTCCGGCTACGGCCTGACCACGCACGACGAGTCCAGGGCCCTGCGCATCGCGTCCGGCCACACCGACGAGGTCACCTACCTCGGCGCGCACATCGTCGCGCCCGAACTCGCCGAGGACCCCGCCGCCTACGTGGAACTGGTCACCGGCGAGATGCTGGACGCCTGCGCCCCGTACGCCAAGTGGATCGACGTCTTCTGCGAGAAGGGCGCCTTCGACGGCGACCAGGCCCGCGCGATCCTGACGGCGGGCCGGGCGAAGGGGCTGGTCCCGCGCATCCACGCCAACCAGCTCTCGTACGGTCCAGGGGTCCAGCTCGGTGTGGAGCTGGACGCGGCCAGCGCCGACCACTGCACCCACCTCACCGACGCCGACGTGGACGCCCTCGCGCAGGGCGGGACGGTGGCGACCCTGCTGCCGGGCGCCGAGTTCTCCACCCGCGCCCAGTGGCCCGACGCGCGCAGGCTGCTGGACGCGGGGGCCACGGTGGCGCTCTCCACCGACTGCAACCCGGGCTCCTCGTTCACGTCGTCGATGCCGTTCTGCGTCGCACTCGCCGTACGGGACATGGGCATGACCCCCGACGAGGCCGTGTGGTCGGCGACAGCGGGCGGCGCCCGCGCCCTGCGCCGCACGGACGTGGGCAGGCTCAGCCCGGGGGCCCGCGCGGACCTCGCGGTCCTGGACGCCCCGAGCCACGTCCACCTCGCCTACCGGCCAGGCGTCCCCCTGGTCATCGGGGTGTGGCGGGCGGGGGAGCGCGTGGCCGGCTGA